TCAGCCGTCTCCTCCGATATAATCAGCGTCTTAGGATCATTCAATACATTCGCATCGCACCCCGAAAGCTGAAAGCCGAACATTGCAAAAAAAGTCGGCTCTGTAAAATAGCCACCAACCGTTAATTTGCGTTCGCCAACGACCATCGAACCTCTCAAACTACGATTTAAGCGAAGGCTTTGGGCGATAAACGGATGTTCGGATTGTAATATTGCCGCCAGAGGAAAAGGCGTCGAAGCGTATAATTCCGTACCACCGTTTTTTCTGAGCGCCAGCGTATTGACCCGATAAGTATTTTCAGGATTAGGATGAAAAAGGTCAAAGCTGTTTTGGTCCAGGATAACAGCAATGATCAAAAGGCAAACCGCCATACTCAAAGACAAACCGAAAACATTGACAAATGAAAACAACTTGTTTTTGCCCAGATTTCGGATGCCTATCAAAACGATGTTTTTTAGCATAGAATGTACCTTAAGAATGGATTTATACGATTTGTATATAAGACAGATGAAGGAAGGAAAAGTTGCAGGATTTAAGGAAGATGAATGATCATAGATTGGAGAAAAATAACCTGACTTATGTCAAGAGCATAACCAATAAATTCGGAATCCCCATAGCAACCCCAAAGCCGTAGAACATATCTAACCAAATAACA
The bacterium DNA segment above includes these coding regions:
- a CDS encoding ABC transporter permease, whose amino-acid sequence is MLKNIVLIGIRNLGKNKLFSFVNVFGLSLSMAVCLLIIAVILDQNSFDLFHPNPENTYRVNTLALRKNGGTELYASTPFPLAAILQSEHPFIAQSLRLNRSLRGSMVVGERKLTVGGYFTEPTFFAMFGFQLSGCDANVLNDPKTLIISEETA